From Shewanella psychrophila, a single genomic window includes:
- a CDS encoding DUF1566 domain-containing protein: MKRNLSPLYLALVCAGLTACGSSDDSTTTPTTEPGKIYSVSFAAGTDVDGQVCADSNQNFVCDMGETQADMTAGVANLSSEDVAVLNNYYIVQSEGASSDKPMVRYLASAAIADKSEVTLSPVSSMVSGLMLNGMTQEKALASIATSLNKQFKLELPTDASLLQHHDALTDFNPKFDIMWQAIGGEAVQSPALLAAMSQHLASWAGMTDEEMASFAKDIVGYASQLNSAYPMTDTGITLFADGSAFASDSQDEQFAGQDANYGLDKTNNDNSDGLAGFSYLKLDAKGEALVADAQQWSCVKDLNTGLIWENKAADGASVQDKDHLLVYIKDDRAVIEGEVSEASCDDANGICTIAQYKTYLNELEEKQGLCGVKDWQLPTFDQLYSLVNFASTDSGSDDVQMAVDIKFFPNTADNDYWTSTPSVENYASMDQSAYMWTLGFNRWYMGATTSYSYCVSQDDCDYPSALPVRLVGVK; this comes from the coding sequence ATGAAAAGAAACTTAAGCCCGCTCTATCTCGCGCTCGTTTGTGCCGGATTAACCGCCTGTGGCTCGAGCGATGACTCGACCACCACACCGACGACTGAACCAGGCAAGATATACAGCGTTAGCTTTGCTGCTGGCACGGATGTAGATGGTCAGGTCTGCGCCGATAGTAACCAAAACTTCGTCTGTGATATGGGTGAGACACAGGCAGATATGACAGCCGGTGTGGCTAATCTGAGCAGCGAAGATGTGGCTGTGCTGAATAATTACTACATAGTGCAGAGTGAGGGAGCCAGCAGTGATAAACCTATGGTGCGTTACCTTGCATCTGCGGCTATCGCTGACAAGAGTGAAGTGACACTAAGCCCTGTTTCCAGCATGGTATCAGGTCTTATGCTTAACGGTATGACACAAGAAAAGGCATTAGCTTCGATAGCAACAAGCCTAAACAAGCAATTTAAGCTTGAGTTGCCGACTGACGCCAGCTTGTTACAGCATCATGATGCCTTGACCGATTTTAATCCTAAATTCGATATCATGTGGCAAGCGATAGGTGGTGAGGCGGTTCAATCGCCGGCTTTACTGGCCGCAATGAGCCAGCATCTGGCTTCATGGGCTGGTATGACAGATGAAGAGATGGCAAGTTTTGCAAAAGATATCGTGGGTTACGCCAGCCAGCTAAATTCGGCTTATCCCATGACAGACACTGGCATCACCTTGTTTGCCGATGGCAGCGCTTTCGCTTCCGATAGCCAGGACGAGCAGTTTGCCGGGCAAGATGCTAACTATGGTCTGGATAAAACCAATAATGATAACAGTGACGGACTTGCTGGTTTTAGTTATCTGAAACTCGATGCTAAGGGCGAGGCATTGGTTGCCGATGCTCAGCAATGGAGCTGTGTTAAAGATCTAAATACGGGGCTTATCTGGGAGAATAAAGCAGCTGATGGTGCAAGCGTACAAGATAAAGATCATCTGCTGGTCTACATCAAGGATGACAGAGCCGTTATCGAAGGTGAGGTGAGTGAGGCCAGTTGTGATGATGCCAATGGGATCTGCACCATAGCGCAATATAAGACCTACCTGAATGAGTTGGAAGAGAAACAAGGTTTATGTGGGGTTAAGGATTGGCAGTTACCCACTTTTGATCAGCTTTATAGCCTAGTTAACTTTGCCTCTACCGATTCAGGTAGCGATGATGTGCAGATGGCTGTTGATATCAAGTTCTTCCCCAATACAGCGGATAACGATTATTGGACAAGTACGCCTTCGGTAGAAAATTATGCCTCGATGGATCAGTCTGCCTACATGTGGACCTTAGGTTTCAACCGTTGGTATATGGGCGCTACAACGTCTTACTCATACTGTGTTAGTCAAGATGATTGTGACTATCCATCAGCCTTACCTGTCCGTCTTGTCGGTGTTAAATAA
- a CDS encoding proprotein convertase P-domain-containing protein yields the protein MKHHFKLAAVALLVSGICGASELHFLTPLTPIQVESAGQAKDYLSQEFSREHQLAYERRGVFGHYYSFYPLIDGLPIFSVVDALGVNRGGMPFRYYQASVASLQSHIWPESELAPESDVIAQAIGIEADNFDIQGLAKGWWLTEASGIEPVWQVKVKQFKPEATFSFYIDLTHEQFLAKERTVEAYLADFTPNDLLTGNSLKALVFNPDPKTKLMDESLEQQALSETLPEAAYSRVELQDLQAVDGGFMLSGPYVKVVDLAEPVNPAPLLTGDIEWRRHDDEFVQVMAYYHLDKAQRHLQSLGYEGASQIFYSPIEIDARGGTNDQSAYSFLENRILLGVGGVPDGEDADVIWHEFGHGLMHFINNSDKGGDSGAIGEGFSDFYAGVHSFRDPQGQVFEPNVMFNWDARFGNRKPRTLDDQSAKYNPNYNYPAHQWVKDTLGDQLWSTPLFQGMRRAFESHGDEAIDDFERIVIEAMYGMGAGVRMDQLALSTLDMAARMHPEKDYAAILQQQFDQHGLILDPIELAISSVVKQQTGSVPLNLSLQNLAVAKLEAISFSFSDLPEGLVVSGDMPPITELLAGDTKAIEGQFTLALGDNLICGQKITLPVDVHYTSDIAAINHSRLALAMTIGEGAHQTATGVGGDLNDATANDVGLTKEMGVNNFYLDFSQQDFKVNQDLTLSLHIEHPQFDQLSIKLISPSGLQVDIWDRDYYPRTSFRHTLPNNVADIDWSAVIDESLTGQWQLQIIDHDAGHKGKLLSWSLSQVSEYTCSQPDVTPQPDKKTDEKTKDSGGSLGWTLWMLCFAYITRQYVKTEK from the coding sequence ATGAAACATCATTTTAAATTAGCGGCTGTGGCGTTGCTCGTTAGCGGCATCTGTGGTGCAAGTGAATTACATTTTCTGACGCCATTGACTCCCATTCAGGTAGAAAGTGCAGGCCAGGCTAAAGATTATCTGAGCCAGGAATTCTCAAGGGAACACCAGCTAGCCTATGAGCGCCGCGGCGTATTCGGCCATTACTACAGTTTCTATCCTCTAATCGATGGGCTACCGATATTTTCCGTGGTGGATGCCTTAGGGGTGAACCGTGGCGGCATGCCATTTCGCTACTATCAGGCGTCAGTTGCTTCCTTGCAATCACACATCTGGCCTGAGTCTGAGCTTGCACCTGAGTCGGATGTGATAGCTCAGGCGATCGGCATCGAAGCGGATAATTTCGACATCCAAGGTCTGGCCAAAGGTTGGTGGTTGACTGAGGCGTCGGGCATTGAGCCCGTGTGGCAGGTGAAGGTCAAACAGTTTAAACCTGAGGCGACATTTTCTTTCTATATCGATTTAACCCATGAACAATTTTTGGCCAAGGAGCGCACGGTTGAAGCTTATCTGGCTGACTTTACTCCGAATGACTTGCTGACTGGTAACAGTCTTAAGGCGCTGGTATTCAATCCAGATCCTAAGACTAAGCTGATGGACGAAAGTCTGGAGCAACAGGCTCTGAGTGAGACCTTACCAGAGGCTGCTTATAGCCGAGTCGAGCTGCAAGATCTTCAGGCTGTCGATGGTGGCTTTATGCTCAGTGGCCCCTATGTGAAGGTCGTTGATTTAGCAGAGCCCGTAAATCCCGCTCCCTTGCTAACTGGCGACATTGAGTGGCGCCGTCATGACGATGAGTTTGTTCAGGTCATGGCTTATTATCATCTGGATAAGGCTCAGCGTCATCTGCAGAGCCTTGGTTATGAAGGTGCTAGCCAGATATTTTATTCTCCTATTGAGATTGATGCTCGTGGTGGCACTAACGATCAGTCGGCCTATTCCTTCTTGGAAAATAGGATCTTGCTCGGTGTCGGTGGTGTGCCCGACGGTGAAGATGCCGACGTGATCTGGCATGAATTTGGCCATGGTTTGATGCACTTTATCAATAATAGCGATAAGGGAGGGGACAGCGGTGCCATAGGCGAAGGTTTCTCTGATTTCTATGCTGGAGTGCACAGTTTCAGGGATCCACAAGGTCAGGTTTTTGAGCCAAATGTCATGTTTAACTGGGATGCCAGGTTCGGTAATCGTAAGCCCAGAACCTTAGACGATCAGTCGGCTAAATATAATCCTAATTATAATTATCCCGCTCACCAGTGGGTAAAAGATACCTTAGGCGATCAGCTCTGGTCGACGCCCTTGTTTCAGGGGATGCGCCGGGCGTTCGAAAGCCATGGCGATGAAGCGATTGACGATTTTGAACGAATTGTTATCGAAGCCATGTACGGCATGGGTGCCGGGGTACGTATGGATCAGCTCGCCCTGTCTACTCTCGACATGGCCGCCCGCATGCATCCAGAGAAAGACTATGCGGCCATTTTGCAGCAGCAATTTGATCAACATGGCTTGATCTTAGATCCCATCGAGTTAGCCATCTCCAGTGTGGTGAAGCAGCAGACAGGCTCAGTACCGTTAAACCTTAGCCTGCAAAACCTTGCGGTGGCGAAACTTGAAGCGATTAGCTTCAGCTTCTCAGACTTACCCGAGGGGCTTGTAGTGAGTGGTGATATGCCTCCAATTACTGAGCTGCTGGCCGGTGATACCAAGGCCATAGAGGGTCAGTTTACCTTAGCCCTTGGCGATAATCTTATTTGTGGACAGAAGATCACATTACCCGTCGATGTGCATTACACCAGTGATATCGCCGCGATAAATCATTCTCGGTTGGCGCTAGCGATGACAATTGGTGAGGGAGCTCATCAAACGGCCACAGGTGTTGGTGGAGACTTGAATGATGCAACGGCCAATGATGTCGGTTTGACCAAGGAGATGGGGGTTAACAACTTCTATCTGGACTTTAGTCAGCAGGATTTTAAAGTTAATCAAGATCTTACGCTATCACTGCACATCGAGCATCCCCAGTTTGACCAGCTCAGTATCAAGCTAATCAGTCCGTCGGGTCTACAGGTCGATATCTGGGATCGGGATTATTACCCGCGTACGAGTTTCAGACACACCTTGCCAAACAATGTGGCCGATATCGACTGGTCTGCAGTGATAGATGAGAGCCTGACAGGTCAGTGGCAGTTGCAGATCATCGATCATGACGCCGGTCATAAGGGCAAGCTGCTTTCATGGAGTTTGAGTCAGGTGAGTGAGTACACCTGTAGTCAGCCAGATGTGACTCCACAGCCAGATAAGAAAACCGATGAAAAAACGAAAGATTCAGGTGGCAGCCTAGGCTGGACACTTTGGATGCTTTGTTTCGCTTATATAACACGACAATATGTAAAAACGGAGAAGTAG
- a CDS encoding TonB-dependent hemoglobin/transferrin/lactoferrin family receptor, whose amino-acid sequence MKLLPISVAVITCIYSGLSFSEVEPSTKVEQKKDKMEVIKIVGTRLEKPLTEISGSAVVITAADIENLVATELSDLFRNEPGVSVTGSAGTPQNITIRGVTGNRILMIKDGVRMADGYGASDINDSVGRFNFDLDDVKSIEVAKGPASAFFGSGALGGVVKVETKEAADYLYHHNNYLSLKGLYSGVNEQKKLSFTAATKAFDIPVMLRGSQWQGHEQQNYGGTRPPADIDGTSISFNTNLISNKLWSLSVNSDWQSQTKSTNASPSSVPQPDGAWDVVKRDNDEEQSSMVQQIKLQYSPESFILFDNLSGQIFYGETENENNVNDLLTRTFMNVQERYRRYESNETFKEKTYGFSVDMDLWTELYGIEHNFLYGLEGQSLNHSRTKNRNKIENGKQTYWSNKPFADASTDSFSVYISDDISLTDSWGVLLSSRYDRNSLTPEQTEISNITLEDNDSDNISSSISLSYEPSDGISGYLAYSQGYRAAPYDKVYGSIPHLFAFPPFEIIPNSELHEETSESIELGMRWQWQDLDIAASYYYSQFDGFIDWVEVGLRQSDGVFERQFVNIDSASSWGGEFNLDYNLTENLDVQFQMGWVDGKNNDTDEKLRTLTPLEGSVSLNYRYDNLRLSGLVNGASEMANVTTCVDPLTGPQDCPAPAGWVIVDLAAQYEVYAHFKVNLSIKNLLDKEYVRYQDVAGTSGYQPTQPGRTFSASVSYTF is encoded by the coding sequence ATGAAATTATTACCCATTTCAGTTGCCGTTATTACCTGTATTTACAGTGGTTTAAGTTTCTCAGAGGTCGAACCTTCAACAAAGGTTGAACAGAAAAAAGACAAGATGGAGGTGATCAAGATTGTTGGTACCCGTCTGGAGAAACCGCTGACCGAAATATCGGGTAGTGCCGTAGTGATCACTGCAGCAGATATAGAAAACTTGGTGGCCACGGAACTGTCCGATCTTTTTAGAAATGAACCGGGTGTTTCAGTGACTGGCTCTGCGGGTACACCCCAGAACATTACTATTCGTGGGGTAACAGGTAATCGCATCCTGATGATAAAAGATGGCGTGCGGATGGCTGATGGTTATGGTGCCAGCGACATTAACGACAGTGTTGGGCGATTTAATTTCGATCTCGATGATGTGAAATCTATCGAGGTGGCCAAAGGGCCCGCTTCGGCATTTTTTGGCTCCGGTGCTTTAGGTGGTGTGGTGAAAGTTGAGACTAAGGAAGCGGCAGATTACCTCTATCATCATAATAATTATCTGTCGTTAAAAGGCCTGTATAGCGGGGTTAACGAACAGAAGAAGTTGTCTTTCACCGCAGCCACCAAAGCATTTGATATTCCTGTCATGTTGCGCGGTAGCCAATGGCAAGGCCATGAGCAACAGAACTATGGGGGGACGCGTCCCCCTGCCGATATCGATGGCACTAGTATCTCCTTCAATACCAATCTTATCAGCAACAAGCTGTGGTCGTTGAGTGTCAATAGTGACTGGCAGAGTCAGACCAAGTCGACAAATGCTTCACCGAGTTCCGTGCCTCAGCCTGATGGTGCCTGGGATGTGGTAAAGCGTGATAATGATGAAGAGCAAAGCTCAATGGTGCAACAGATCAAGCTGCAATACTCGCCAGAGTCATTCATCTTATTTGATAACTTATCGGGCCAAATCTTCTATGGCGAAACAGAAAACGAAAATAACGTTAACGACTTGCTCACGCGCACATTTATGAATGTACAAGAGCGATACCGTAGATATGAGAGTAATGAAACGTTCAAAGAAAAAACCTATGGATTCAGCGTTGACATGGATCTCTGGACCGAACTATATGGCATAGAGCATAATTTTCTCTATGGCTTAGAAGGGCAGAGTCTGAATCATTCTCGCACTAAGAATCGCAATAAGATTGAGAACGGTAAACAAACCTACTGGTCGAATAAACCTTTCGCCGATGCAAGCACTGACTCTTTCAGTGTCTATATTTCTGATGATATTAGCCTAACAGATAGCTGGGGAGTCCTTCTCAGCAGCCGATATGACAGAAATAGCCTGACACCTGAACAAACTGAGATCTCAAATATTACTCTGGAAGATAACGATTCAGATAATATCTCATCAAGTATTTCTTTAAGCTATGAACCCAGTGACGGAATAAGTGGTTACCTTGCCTATTCTCAAGGTTACCGCGCAGCGCCTTATGACAAGGTCTATGGCAGTATTCCCCATCTGTTTGCCTTCCCGCCGTTTGAGATCATCCCTAATTCTGAGCTTCATGAAGAGACCAGTGAGAGCATAGAGCTGGGCATGCGCTGGCAGTGGCAAGATCTGGATATTGCGGCAAGCTATTACTACAGCCAATTCGATGGATTTATCGATTGGGTTGAGGTTGGGCTTCGTCAGAGTGACGGCGTATTTGAACGTCAATTTGTCAATATCGACAGTGCCAGCTCTTGGGGCGGTGAATTCAACCTAGATTATAACTTGACTGAAAATTTGGACGTCCAGTTTCAAATGGGCTGGGTCGATGGCAAGAACAATGACACCGATGAAAAGTTACGTACTCTAACCCCGCTAGAGGGCTCTGTCTCTCTCAATTATCGATACGACAACTTACGTCTTTCGGGCCTTGTTAATGGGGCGAGCGAGATGGCGAATGTGACCACCTGTGTCGATCCTCTCACTGGTCCGCAGGATTGTCCGGCGCCAGCGGGTTGGGTGATTGTCGATCTTGCAGCCCAATACGAAGTTTATGCCCACTTCAAAGTTAACCTGTCGATTAAAAACCTACTCGATAAAGAGTATGTGCGCTACCAGGATGTTGCCGGTACGTCAGGTTATCAGCCCACTCAACCAGGACGTACCTTTAGCGCCTCTGTCTCTTACACATTTTAG
- a CDS encoding MotA/TolQ/ExbB proton channel family protein — MNIFLLEGLLANLSGYLMTPVLICIVLLLIYSIYAMGRFAGLFYVRRKNAQGYRQTIQIKERKWYSGYPIHNYFVNNPKACEDELEVFALKKLENLRVVTRVAPMLGLIATMVPMGPALKALADGNIQGISESLIIAFASVIWGLVIATLTFWPASVKKRWFAAELINIRKLRGE, encoded by the coding sequence ATGAACATTTTCTTACTCGAAGGGCTACTCGCTAACCTGTCTGGATATCTGATGACACCGGTACTCATTTGTATCGTCTTATTATTAATTTACTCCATCTATGCCATGGGACGATTTGCGGGCTTATTTTACGTAAGACGTAAGAATGCTCAGGGATACAGGCAGACGATTCAGATAAAAGAGCGTAAATGGTATTCGGGTTATCCCATACATAACTATTTCGTTAATAACCCAAAGGCTTGTGAAGATGAGCTCGAGGTGTTCGCCCTCAAGAAGCTTGAAAACTTGCGTGTTGTTACTCGTGTCGCTCCCATGCTGGGACTCATTGCCACTATGGTACCTATGGGTCCTGCACTCAAAGCACTTGCTGACGGTAATATTCAAGGGATCAGTGAGAGTCTTATCATCGCTTTCGCCTCGGTTATCTGGGGTCTGGTTATCGCAACCCTTACCTTCTGGCCTGCATCGGTAAAGAAGCGCTGGTTCGCGGCAGAATTGATTAATATTCGTAAGTTAAGGGGAGAATGA
- a CDS encoding DUF2149 domain-containing protein — MKVRFLDEDEELNPILSSVNLIDVFLVLIAALLIAIAQNPLNTFSAENVTLVKNAGKPNMEVIVKEGKEIKQYKSSGNIGSGEGARAGIAYKMADGSMIYVPEDTGSSPSDKQAAINNQ; from the coding sequence ATGAAGGTGCGTTTCTTAGATGAAGATGAAGAGCTCAACCCTATCCTGTCCAGCGTTAATCTTATCGATGTTTTTCTGGTGCTCATCGCCGCCCTGTTAATCGCCATAGCACAGAACCCCCTGAATACGTTTTCAGCCGAAAATGTCACCCTAGTTAAGAATGCAGGTAAGCCCAATATGGAGGTCATCGTCAAGGAAGGCAAAGAGATCAAACAGTACAAATCATCGGGGAATATCGGCAGCGGAGAAGGTGCTCGTGCCGGCATAGCTTACAAGATGGCCGACGGTTCGATGATTTATGTGCCTGAAGACACTGGCAGTTCGCCCTCAGATAAACAAGCAGCAATAAATAACCAGTAA
- a CDS encoding cobaltochelatase subunit CobN gives MFLRVLILIFMLMPGFSQADATERAEKSTKRVLMVMSNYNSTPKKALLTKLAKDQPFELIQLITKGKSDKEIAEQWRSADLVMLDGINPSLSEYMFEKFETIPTLFPQLKIVSLGDLEGKTFNQNLAVEQSQMLAEYFRNAGGRNYKNMMAYIAGDVFNISKIKAPKPSVTPVTGLYHPQYTDLLTDNEQAFFTWLAPTKQQAVITIGIHRSAIDYEQQQVVDAMINGIEAKGQRAFAFFYDDKEDKLTYTDLLTDDDGQVRANLMINYRSLHYVKKRRDEFEQLGIPIIHALNYVDGDSEHFAQAQAGISPGLTPFLLVMPEDTGSIDPSIIAANERGNKVVMPREMNALIERTVNHAKLAITANKDKRVATFIWNYPPGEKNIGAAFLDVPASIEVIAKAMREDGYNVNPKPAKEIIESAGKLLRPYYRDEDASGLLNEDLADLLPLSIYNAWFADLPISVQESINKRWGQAKDSPMLTDKDGELAFIIPRMNLGNLIVLPQGGRSNDISEQGALYHDMKTPINHGFLAIYLYAEQVFNADAIIHLGTHGSQEWLPGKERGLSVNDSPNLAVGNVPVFYPYIIDNVGEAMQAKRRGRATTISHLTPGFAKAGLYADIAKLNDLLSNYRLLDEGQTKENTKKNITKKVEALNLLKDLAMEKQEFDRDFDKNLARLQDQLTEMAEQAQPLGVHTFGLLPKEQHLYSTMLQMLGDDFTKAAKVYENDHGLTLPADKQKDRLNVTHLEALAGFQLLQASIQGKQLDDLSQELQTWLSTAKQYWDNFAKIAETENLLLALSANYIPVSYGGDPIRSPESVPTGRNLIGFNPAKVPSKEAYAAGVLLLEQTVADYREKHGKYPDKLAFSLWSLETMRHHGALEAQILQALGVKPQWDDQDDVIGVEVIPMSELKRPRIDVVVSATGLYRDAFPNVMLWMADAIDTIATMKEDNNFAYRHSQAMKQQLVDEGKTEEEADYLSSIRIFSNDSGTYGSGLADQTLNSGNWETDDQMSSLYVKRMGYAYGKDESRWSEKVSDVDLYGKALSGTDAVIFSRSTNLYALLTNDDPFQYFGGIGQAVRNIDGQTPEMYISNLRRKDKIKSQTMASFLNNEMRGRYFHPRWIEAMQASGYAGATTILDRINNLWGWEVMTPELVRDDQWQEVFEVYIEDKYQLDMQAFFEENNAHALAQMLERMIEANRKDYWKTDEATIKKMLETYISLANRFDVVTDNDKFTEFVETRGAGFGLAPLAPALEVPQPSQSKPTQAKQQVTGQKLEQVQKPSEQKDDFWYLVPLFALLFIFFAGAVKPLLTREPQRGKDVG, from the coding sequence ATGTTTCTACGTGTATTGATACTGATATTCATGCTAATGCCAGGTTTTAGTCAGGCAGATGCGACAGAGCGTGCCGAAAAGAGTACCAAGCGAGTACTCATGGTCATGTCAAACTATAACTCGACCCCAAAAAAGGCACTATTAACAAAACTAGCAAAAGATCAGCCATTCGAACTCATCCAACTCATCACCAAAGGGAAGTCTGATAAGGAGATTGCTGAGCAGTGGCGCAGCGCCGATCTAGTGATGCTAGATGGCATCAACCCATCTCTATCTGAGTATATGTTCGAAAAATTCGAGACGATACCCACACTGTTTCCTCAGTTAAAAATCGTTTCACTGGGGGATCTTGAAGGTAAGACATTCAATCAGAACCTTGCCGTCGAACAGAGTCAGATGCTGGCAGAGTATTTTCGTAATGCTGGCGGTAGAAACTACAAAAACATGATGGCTTATATTGCTGGTGACGTGTTCAATATCAGTAAGATAAAGGCGCCAAAACCATCAGTCACTCCGGTAACCGGCCTGTATCATCCACAATATACTGATCTACTAACCGATAATGAGCAGGCGTTTTTTACCTGGCTTGCCCCAACTAAACAACAAGCGGTGATCACCATAGGAATCCACCGCTCGGCTATAGATTATGAGCAACAGCAAGTTGTCGATGCCATGATCAACGGCATAGAAGCAAAAGGCCAACGTGCCTTCGCTTTCTTCTATGACGATAAAGAGGATAAGTTAACATACACTGACTTGTTAACAGATGACGATGGGCAAGTACGTGCTAACCTTATGATCAACTATCGCTCGCTTCATTATGTGAAAAAACGCCGCGACGAATTTGAGCAACTTGGGATCCCTATAATTCATGCGCTTAACTATGTCGATGGTGACAGTGAGCATTTCGCACAAGCTCAAGCAGGAATATCCCCAGGCTTAACCCCATTTCTTCTGGTTATGCCAGAAGATACTGGCAGTATCGACCCCTCTATTATCGCAGCCAATGAAAGGGGCAATAAGGTGGTGATGCCCAGAGAGATGAATGCCCTCATCGAGCGCACCGTCAACCATGCCAAACTTGCCATCACCGCTAATAAAGACAAACGTGTCGCGACATTTATCTGGAATTACCCACCTGGTGAAAAAAACATAGGCGCAGCATTTCTTGATGTCCCAGCCTCAATAGAGGTGATTGCCAAGGCAATGAGAGAAGACGGTTATAACGTCAATCCTAAGCCAGCAAAAGAGATCATCGAATCTGCAGGTAAATTACTGCGCCCCTATTATCGTGACGAAGATGCCAGTGGCTTATTAAATGAAGATTTAGCCGACCTACTCCCCCTATCGATTTATAATGCTTGGTTTGCAGACTTACCAATATCGGTTCAAGAATCAATCAACAAGCGATGGGGACAGGCCAAAGACAGCCCTATGCTTACCGACAAGGACGGCGAGCTTGCCTTCATCATTCCTCGGATGAACCTTGGCAATCTTATCGTGCTTCCCCAAGGGGGCCGCAGTAATGATATCAGTGAGCAAGGAGCCCTTTATCATGATATGAAAACCCCTATTAATCATGGATTTTTGGCCATCTATCTCTACGCCGAGCAAGTCTTTAATGCCGATGCCATTATTCACTTGGGCACCCATGGCTCACAAGAGTGGTTGCCCGGCAAAGAGCGTGGACTTTCGGTCAATGACTCACCCAACTTAGCCGTTGGTAATGTGCCAGTATTTTACCCTTACATCATAGACAATGTCGGTGAGGCGATGCAGGCAAAACGTCGAGGCCGAGCAACCACTATCAGCCATCTGACCCCAGGTTTTGCTAAGGCAGGTCTGTATGCCGATATCGCTAAACTCAACGACCTGCTGTCAAATTATCGCCTGTTGGATGAGGGACAAACGAAAGAGAATACCAAGAAAAATATCACCAAAAAAGTTGAAGCCCTTAACCTGCTAAAAGATTTAGCCATGGAAAAGCAGGAGTTTGACCGTGATTTCGACAAGAATTTAGCCCGACTCCAAGATCAGCTTACCGAGATGGCTGAACAGGCTCAGCCGCTCGGAGTACATACCTTCGGCTTGCTACCTAAAGAGCAGCACTTGTATAGCACCATGCTGCAGATGTTGGGCGATGATTTTACCAAAGCGGCCAAAGTCTACGAAAATGACCACGGCCTGACTCTACCTGCTGATAAACAGAAAGACAGGCTGAACGTGACACATCTCGAGGCTTTAGCTGGCTTCCAACTGTTACAGGCCTCGATTCAAGGTAAACAGCTTGATGACTTAAGCCAAGAGTTACAAACCTGGCTCAGTACTGCAAAGCAATACTGGGATAATTTTGCCAAGATTGCCGAGACAGAGAACTTACTCTTAGCCCTATCGGCTAACTATATTCCTGTGTCATATGGCGGCGATCCAATTCGTAGCCCTGAGTCAGTACCAACCGGACGTAATCTTATTGGATTCAATCCGGCAAAGGTGCCATCGAAAGAAGCCTATGCGGCGGGTGTATTGCTGCTGGAACAGACAGTGGCGGATTACCGAGAAAAGCACGGTAAGTACCCAGACAAACTGGCTTTTTCTCTCTGGTCGCTGGAAACCATGCGTCATCATGGGGCCTTAGAAGCACAAATACTTCAAGCGCTGGGTGTTAAACCCCAATGGGACGATCAAGATGATGTCATTGGGGTCGAAGTGATCCCCATGAGTGAGCTCAAACGCCCAAGGATTGACGTGGTGGTATCGGCAACGGGTCTATACAGAGATGCCTTCCCCAATGTCATGCTCTGGATGGCGGATGCTATCGATACCATAGCGACAATGAAGGAGGACAATAATTTTGCCTATCGCCATTCTCAAGCAATGAAACAGCAACTGGTGGATGAAGGTAAAACGGAAGAGGAAGCCGATTATCTCTCCAGCATTCGTATTTTTTCAAATGATTCTGGCACTTACGGTTCAGGTCTTGCGGATCAGACGTTGAACTCTGGCAATTGGGAAACCGATGATCAGATGAGTTCACTCTATGTAAAACGAATGGGTTATGCCTATGGAAAAGACGAGAGTCGCTGGAGCGAGAAAGTCAGCGATGTCGATCTCTATGGCAAGGCCCTGTCTGGTACCGATGCGGTGATATTTTCCCGTTCGACCAACCTCTATGCCCTACTGACTAATGATGATCCCTTCCAATACTTCGGCGGTATTGGTCAGGCAGTAAGAAACATTGATGGTCAGACGCCTGAGATGTATATCAGTAACTTACGCCGTAAAGATAAAATAAAGTCACAAACTATGGCCAGCTTTCTCAATAACGAGATGCGTGGGCGCTACTTCCACCCTCGCTGGATAGAGGCAATGCAAGCGTCAGGTTATGCCGGGGCGACAACCATACTCGATCGTATCAATAATCTCTGGGGCTGGGAGGTAATGACACCAGAGTTAGTAAGAGACGATCAGTGGCAGGAGGTATTTGAGGTCTATATTGAAGATAAGTATCAGTTAGATATGCAGGCCTTCTTCGAAGAGAACAACGCACACGCGCTGGCTCAAATGCTTGAACGCATGATTGAGGCCAATCGTAAGGACTACTGGAAAACCGATGAAGCAACCATTAAAAAGATGCTTGAAACCTATATCAGTCTCGCTAATCGCTTCGATGTAGTCACAGATAACGACAAATTTACCGAATTTGTCGAAACCCGGGGGGCAGGCTTTGGCTTGGCACCACTGGCACCTGCGTTAGAAGTTCCACAGCCCAGCCAGTCAAAACCTACACAGGCAAAACAACAGGTCACGGGACAGAAACTGGAGCAGGTGCAAAAACCAAGTGAACAAAAAGATGATTTCTGGTATCTAGTTCCCCTATTCGCCTTGCTATTTATCTTCTTCGCTGGCGCAGTCAAGCCATTATTGACGAGAGAGCCTCAGCGAGGCAAAGACGTCGGCTAG